The region ATTGACTGGCCGTACGTGCAGGAAGGGCGATTGCCGAAGAAAGCCGGCGAAATCGCAGTAACCCGTAAATTTATCCGCGATTCCGGCAGAAAGATTGGCAGCCACCTCACCGTAGCCCCCGAATCCTCTTCTTCCGCTACTTCAGTGTCCGTTTCTCCCGAATCGGACACTCAGGGTGCTGAAGATAAGGCACCAAGCTTCCCGACCAAGCTCACCATCGTGGGCGTGGTGCTCGATCCGCAGAATCTAAGCAATCCGGACGGATATTCCGCCATGACCTCGTTTCGTTCCACCGCTGCCACCGACTACACGTTCTTCGCTCCGTCCGACGGCGTGACCGGCACCCTCTACACGTCCGCCACGCTGCTCGTCAAAGGTTCGGCCAACGAAAACACGTTCGACGAATCGTATGAAAACACCGTCAAACAGGTGACCGACCGCATCGACGACGCCGTGAAAACCGATCGGCAGAAGGCCCGCTGGCAGGAGCTGCTCGACGTGGGCAACAGGCAGATTGCCGCCACGCGTGCGGAAGCCGACAAGAAGTTCGCGGAAGCGCAATCGCAAATCAACGAGAATCGTCGGCAATTCGACCAGCAGGTCGACCAAATCATGAACATGCAAGCCGGTGCAACCGGCGCAATGGATCCCACCCAACTCAACGAAACCACGCGTGAAACAATGCGTGAAACCATCATCGCCGCAACCCCCGAACTTGCGCATGCCAAGCAGCGGCTCGACCAGGCGCAATCGCAATTGGACGAGCAGAAAGCGCAAACCGAACAAACGCTGAAAACCAAAGAAAACGAGCTTAAAACCAGCATTCCGCAAGTGCGCTGGTATGTGCAGGATCGGCAGTCGCTCGGTGGATTCAGCGCGCTCAAATCCGACCTTGATTCCATCCAATCGCTCGGCAACGCGTTCCCGATCGTGTTTCTGGTGGTCGCTGTGATGATGAGTCTGACTTCCATGGCGCGCATGGTCGAAGAGGACCGCTCGCTCATCGGCACCTACGTGGGGCTTGGCTATGGGCGTCTTGCGGTGGCGTCGCGCTATCTGCTGTTCGCGCTGCTGGCGTGTCTCATCGGCGGGGGGCTTGGCTTACTTGTCGGATTCCTTGGAATTCCGGCGTTCCTTCTGGTTGTTTTGGAGGGCATGTATGTGATGCCTGGCGTGCGACTGGAATACGACTGGCTGTACGGTTCGCTGGGCATCGCACTGTTCGTGGTCGGTGTGCTCGCCGCCACCATTTACGCGTGCGTGCAGGAGATGCGCATGACGCCCGCCGCGCTGATGCGGCCGAAAGCGCCGCGTGCCGGCTCACGTATTCTGCTGGAACGAATCAAGCCGGTCTGGAATCGTATGGGATTCCTCAGCAAAGTGACCGCGCGCAACATTTTCCGCTTCAAGTCGCGCCTTATCATGACGGTCGGCGGGGTGGCCGGCTGCACCGCGCTCATCGTCTGCGGCCTAGCCATCAATGACACCGTGGCCGACCTTGGTATCAAGCAATATCGTGACGTTTACCAATACGATCTTATGGTGGTTTCTGGCGATTCGGACGCGGACGAAATGCGCGCCAAAGTCGCGTCGGACGGTCGTACCACGTCCACGATGAACGTGCGTATCGAATCGGGTGATATGGCTGTTGGGAAGAGCGATTCTGGCAGCGGCGACAGCAGTGGCAGTGTCGGCAGTGAAAGTATTCAGCTGGTTGCAGTGCCGGAAAAGCGATTGTCCGACCTGGGCAAAATGGTCACGTTGCAGCCGGTGCATTCCGGAATATTGGGCACGTCCAGTATCGGCGGGAAAGGCTCGCTGAAGCTGGACGACGATGGTGTGATAGTGGCGCAGTCGGCGGCAAGCTCGCTTGGCATCGCCACCGGAAGCAAAGTGCGATTGACCAACGGCGACGGCGTGCAGGCCACTGCGAAAGTGAGCGCGGTGAATCGCAATCTTATCGGATCGGACGTGTACATCAGCGAAACCTACTATGCCAAGCTGTTCGGCAAATCCTTCGTATCCAACGTGTCCGTTTCTGCAGAATCGGACGTGCAAAGTACGAAATCGCTGACCTGGAATGCCATGTATGCCAAACTTTCCGGCTCTGACCAATCGCAAACTGACTATGCTCAATCGCTCGAAAAGGACAGCTCGGTGGTGAAAGCCGTAAGTAGCGCGCACATGGCCGACAGTTTCAAGTTCGATCTTATGGGCGCGGTCGTGGCGCTGATTGTGGCGCTCGCCGGAGGTTTGGCGCTTGTGGTGCTGTTCACTCTCGCCAATACGAATGTGTCGGAACGCGTGCGCGAGATGGCTACACTCAAGGTGCTCGGCTTTTTCGACCGTGAAGTGCACCATTATGTGAATCGCGAGATGATGATCCTCACCGTCATGGGCGTGGTGCTGGGATTGCCGCTCGGCCGGTTCGTTGGCGGGCTGCTGACCATGGCGCTCAACATGCCGTCGCTCTATTTCGAGGTGGAGGTCAAGCCGCTGAGTTACGTGATCGCAGTCGTGGCGACCATGATGTTCGCGCTGCTTGTGCAACTGTTTGTCAACCCCGTCCTCGACCGTATCGACCCCATCAGCTCGCTCAAGTCTGTGGAATGACGACTGTCCGATTCACCAGAAGCGGACAATTAGAGTATCGGAAAGGCTCGGATTCGCGTCTCAGTTCTTCGGATAACGGTAGTTGTGTGGCAGTTGCGTGGTGAGCTGCGGGTCGAGGCCGAGTTCCTTCAGCTGCCGGTCGATTTCGCGGCGCGCACGTTTTACAAGTTCGGCTCGATGCTCATCGCCGTGTCCATGCGCTTCCAGTGCGTCCAACGTTTCCGCCAAACGCTTGAGCCGGTCCTGATGGTGCAGCAGCGCACGCACCTGCGCATGCTCGCGTACGATCGTCTGCCAATCGGATGGCGTGTGCGCAATCTCCCGAACCGCGGTGACCGGATGTACGTCGGCCACCTGATATGTGATCGAGCCAAGGAGTGGCATCAGGAACACTGTAATCGCGCCGGCTGCGACCAGTGTCGACGCGGTGTCGCCTTGCATGGTGCCGACCTTCACCGCCAGCGACGTGACGGCGACGATGATCGGCAGCGCGGTCGTGCAATACAGCGCTACGGTGACGCGGTGATGCGATGACAGCGGATTCTCGCGTTTATCGAGCGATAGCGCAACATATACGGGCACCGCGCGAATCAGCATGAGCATTACGATGAACGCGACGAGCAGCGCGGGTCGGCCTGCCACGGCGCGCACGTTGATCGCGGCGCCTGACACCACGAAGAACACAGGAATAAGGAAGCCATAGCCGACGCCTTCCAGTTTCATTTCCAGCGACTTGCTGCCGTCGGGGATGATGTAGCGCAGGATGAAGCCTGCGGCGAACGCGCCGAGCACCGCGTCAAGTTCGAACAGTGCAGAAATGGTGACAAGGAAGATGAGCAGGAATGTGGTCAGTCGCATGAGCGTTTGCGATGACGTGTTCGCATTTTCCGTAAGGAAACGGTACAGGCGATGGCCGGTTTTCAGTGCTTTCGTGGGTAGCATTGCGCACAGTAGGCAGATGGCAAGGAACGCGCCGAGCACGAGCATGGTCTGCCAGCCGGTTCGGGTGGATAGCAGGATGGCCATGGCAAGGATTGGGCCAAGTTCGCCCCACGTTCCGTACGATATGATGGCGTCGCCGATGGGGGTGCCTTCGAGGTTACGTTCCTTGAGAATCGGCATGAGCGTGCCGAGAGCGGTGGTGGTAAGCGCGATTACCGTGGCGATGCCGTCGATGCCCTGCTTTGCGAAGAATGGAAGAAGGGTCACGACGAATCCGGCGAGCCCCAAGGTGATGATCCATGTGACAAGGCCGACTTTGCCTTGATGTCCGGCGAGTCGTTTCGGGTCGATTTCATAGCCGGCGAGCAGGAATAGGAACGCCATGCCGAGCTCGCTCAAGAGTTTCACGGCGTCGTTCACTTCGATTATGCCTAGTCCGTACGGGCCGAGTGCAGCTCCGGCGACGAGCAGCAGTACGGTTTGTGGAATGAATCTTCTCGGGATCAGCTGCGCCACAATCGGGCTGACGGCCGCCGCCGCCATGATGATAGTCAATGAAACGAGCTCTAGCGTCATGTTTCCAGCCTAGTGAGTCTGCATGACGGTGTTCAGAGGCGTAGCGGCCCCATGATGTGCTAAAGGGTGTGCTGGGGGTGAGGTTAAGATTGTGTAAATTTTATGGGGGGGGGGGTAATTCTGTGAGCCTTTCTATCTGCGAAAAATGGCGGAACTGTTTTGTTTGTAAGATAGGACTCCTTTTTATTGGGGGGAATGGGATTTTTTATTCGAGGGTTTTAACGAGGGGCTAATGGGGAAATCTCCGATATGATTCTGAACCAAGCTGTTCAGGCAGTAGCAGTATAAGGGGCAGAAAAAATGATTGATGGCAAATTTACCGCAAAGGAGCGTGCGTATCTGTCCAGCCTGCCGGCGGTCAAAAGTGTGAGTGCGTCGCACATCCGATATTCAGACCGTTTCCGGGTGGAAGTGATGTGCCGTTATAACGCCGGCGAATCACCGTCAGCCATTTTCCGTGAAGCGGGGCTTGATCCGAAACTGATCGGCTACAAGCGTGTGGAGCGGTGCATCGCGCGCTGGAAGCAGCAGGAACGTGATGAGCGTCGAAAGGGGAAAGGGGCTATGAATCATTATCTGCAGGATGTCGAAGACGATTTATCGATCGCCGAACTGCAAGGGGCTACGCACGAAGGGGAGACGAATGATCTAACTGAAGCTGACGAATCGCAGGATATGGCGGCAAAGCTTGCGCAGGCGCAACTGACCATCAACAAATGCGATCTGCTCATCGCCAAACAGGCGTTGCGTATCGATGAGCTGGAACGCGTGCTGCGGAAGTTCATCCAGTGACGGACATGCGGCAACAGCAGGCGGAGCGCTATCGGGAACCGTCTTTCGAAGAGGCGGTCGACATTGCCGATGAGGTGCGGCAGTGGCGCAGGGATCGCAGGAAAGTCATTGCCATGCGGGTGGTTGCGGCGCTGTTGATTATTCTTGCGATAGGTATCGGCGGGTTTCCTACATTTCTGCAGTATCAGTCGGCGCGGGAGCTACGGAATACGTCGGACCGGTCCGCGCAGGCGGTTGCCGGCTGGCCTTACCCCCAGGCTGATGAGGCATTTGCCGCGGCCAAAGCATATAACAGGCGGCTTGCGGCTTTGGGACAGCCGATTCTCGGCGAGGCCCAAGACCCGTTCTCCCAAGTGCAAGGCGGCTCGCAGTCCAGTGAATCCGGTGCCGCGGAATCAAATAGCGCCAGCGCCAAAGATAAGGAATATCAAAGTTTGCTCGATTCGGGCAGCGGCGTGATGGGCACCATCCGCATTCCGAAGATTTCCGTACGCCTGCCGATCTACCATGGCACGTCGCAGTCGGCGCTCGCATCCGGAGCCGGACATCTGTATGGCAGCAGCCTGCCGGTGGGCGGGCGGAGCACGCATGCGGTGATCACCGGCCACCGTGGGCTGGTCGAGGCGATGATGTTCACGCGCTTGGATGAGATGCGCGTCGGCGACTACTTCTACATCGAAGTGATGGGCCGTACGCTCGGCTACAAGGTGGATCGCATTTCGGTGATCGAACCGAATGACACTTCGAAGTTGAAGATTGTGCCCGGCGAGGACCGGGTGACGTTGATGACCTGCACACCGTACGGGGTGAACACCCACCGGTTGCTGGTTTCGGCGGTGCGTTCCGCGATTCCTGGAGTGGTTCCCGAGGAACGGAATGCGGCGAAGGACGCGCGATTGATTGCGATTGCGGTGTCGGCTGGCGTGCTCGTGTCGGGGATGCTGCTTGCCTGGCTGCGTAGACGGCCGTGGCATATTCGCAGACATGCGGCTTGGTGGCCGAAACGTGGCTAGCTGTTGCGTTGGCATGCTGCGGTGACATCCGTACGGTTACGGACATGTGAATAATGTTGCCCCGTCGGACGTCGGGCTTATGTGAATTTCGGGTAGCGCAGATAGCTGGAAACGTTGTTATCACTTGGTTTCGAGGCTATTTCATACCCCCGAATCTCCTGCGCTTAGGGTGTATATATCCATTCCCTTTTCCTTTTATTATTCAAAATTGGAGCGCCGGAAGTGTATCCGCGTCGGCTGGATGCGTGACTGGTGATGAAGATGTGAATCGTGCACATGCACACGGTGTGTAAGGGGAGGTAGCAGATGAGGCATACGCGAATACAACAGGCAAAGCCCGAGAGGAGCTTTGCTGAACGAATAGTCGCCGTCATCGTTGCGATCGCCATGCTCGGCGGCATGGGCTACGCCACCACTTCCGCCGCGATGGCGGCTGATGCCAAACAGACCACGGAGCAGCAGGCCGGCATCAGCCTGGGATTGTATGATTACAATCGTTATACCATCAATGATAAGCATGCGTTGAAATTCATGAACGCTGGTCCAGAAGAGTATAACAAATATGTCGGTAATGACAATGGCGCATACACCGGTATTGTGAATAAAACCCTGACAAATGGCTATCCGACCATGGCGGCTGATAAGGGATCAGAATCATTGGACTATCTCTTTGGCGGGAAGCCTGATGATAAAGCCGTCACCAAATACAAGCCGGCTGGCGGACTGCTGACATTGGACAAGGATGGGTATTACGGTTTCGACGCCGATTCCCAGTATGCTACATATGACAAGGCATTGAGAGAGTTCACGTGGAAGTACCAGAGTTGTACGGACCAGGCTAGTACTCCTTGCTTCGCTCCATTTGGAGACGATACTGATGATAATAGATATTCTTTCGGCATGAATCTTGACGCCGAGTTCTACATGCCGGAAGGCGGCAAGGTCAACAATCAGAACATGGTGTTCGACTTTACCGGCGACGATGATGTGTGGGTGTTCATCGATGATGTGCTGGTGCTTGATTTGGGTGGTATCCATCAGGCGTTGGATGGCAGCATCAATTTCGCCACCGACACCATCGACTACCACGGTAAGGAGCAGAGTTATGGAAACCCTCCTGCCACAACAATCACCCAAGCATTTACCGATGCAGGAAAGACGTGGGATTCCACGCCGTATAAGACACATCATCTGAGCTTCTTTTATCTGGAACGCGGCGACGGCGGCTCCAACTGCAAGATCAAGTTCAATCTGCCGGTGAAGCCGTCCAAGGCCATCGATATCGAGAAGGAAACCCTAGGCACCATCGACGCGAACGAAAAGTTCCAATTCCAGCTGTTCGTCGACGATTCCCCAACCCCGTACCAGGGCAAATACAGCGTGTACAATGTGTCCACCAATCAGGTCGTTTCGTCCGATGCGCAGACCGGAGACAACGATGTGATAACGCTGACCAGGGGTCAATTCGCCCGCGTGCAATCCGACAATTTCACTGATGACACCAGGTACACGGTGCGGGAGCTGAACTCTAGCGGCTACACCGTGTCCGCGAACGGTTCCCCAATGACGCAGCAAGGTGGCGGCAATGATGCATATGCCGAAACCGGCCCGTTCACCGTGGGTACGACGAGTCATGTAACCATCGTGAATTCCAATGTGAAGCCGTCGAACAACAAAAGCATCGTGAAAACCGGTGGCGGCGACGGTGATCAGTACACGCTGTATCTGACCGCATCCGGCGATAGCACCTCCTCCACGGTCACTACTACCACACCGGCCGACATTGTGCTGGTCATGGACAAGTCCGGCAGCATGAAGGGCGAACTCGACAACAATGCGAAAGAAGCTGCCAACGCGCTCGCCAAGAAATTGCTGACTGACAAGAATTCGACGTTGCCGTCTGAGCAGCAGGTCCAAATGGCGGTGGTGACATTCAGCACTAAAGCTACTATCGAGCAGAATTTCACCACAGACGTCTTGAAAATCAACAACGCCGTGGAGGGTGACCCCGATGGCGGCACCAACTGGGAGGCCGCGCTCAAGCAGGCGAATATTCTGTCAGGTCGCTCTAATGTGAAGAAGCACATCATCTTCCTCTCGGATGGCGATCCGACATTCCGTACGTCCTCGTATGGCGGCAGTTGCTATTCCCATTGGGGCCCCTATTATACCCCGCAGCCGAAATATACGACCAAAGAGGCTTGCACGGCGGCCAAATACGATTGGCTGGATGAGAACCCTGATGACAAATACGATGGCGTACCTGGCTACGATGGCGTACATGGCTCCGGAAGTAGTGATGGCTACGGTTACAATTATCAGGCGGCCTTGGCTGAGGCTAAAGGGCGTGGCGATGCCGCACTCTATGTGGTGAAGACTTCCACTGAGGCGAAGAAGATGGCTGATTTCGCCGAGCAAGCCGGTGCAGTGGACGGCAAGGAATTTGACGGCACGAATCCGGAGAATCTGACGAAAGCATTCAACCAGATTTATTCCAGCATCACCTCGTCCGCGAAGATCAGGGTCTTCTCCATCACCGACACCTTGTCCCAGTGGGTGGATCCGGTCGATTTCCCTGATGTAACCGACGGCGCCGACATCACGCAATATGTGACGGTGACGAACGGCGATATTACCGAGCCGACGAGCAGCTATAAGGCCACATACAGTATCGATGATAATTCCGGCAATCGCACCGTGACGGTGGCGTTCAACGATTCTAATGGCATCGTCGCAGAAAAGACTGATGTCATCTACGTTTCCTTCAAAGTCAAGCCAAGCGATGCCGCATATGCCGACTATGCGAAAAACAACAAATATCCGGATACGGGAGACGCGAATACGGGAGACGCATCCGCTGAGCAGCAAGGCTACCATTCCAACGTGGATGCAAAGCTGAACTATTGCGTGCTCACCGAGGTCAACAACGTGGAATCCTGTGAACGGACCGAAGCCGAATATCCGCGTCCTGTGGTGCAGGTGAAGCTTGGCAAGATCAACATCACCAAGAAATGGTCGGACAATGCCGACAAGCATACCAAAGATTCCGTGACGGTGCAATTGCAGCGCAAGGCAATCGGTGCTGCCGATAGCGTCGCGGAGAACGTTGGTGAGATCACATTGAACGCCGGCAACGAGTGGACTGCGACGGTCGGCAATCTACTGCCCGGCTACACGTATTCCGTGGCGGAGGCCCCCGACGATGACCGATATAGCGTCTCCTATGCGGGTAACGATGCCGACTTGACCAAGAAGATGGTGTGGTCTTCCGCCGATAAGGGCACGTTGAACGCGACCATCACCAACACGCCGAAGCCGGTATCACTAAGCAACGCAATCTCGGTGAAGAAGAATCTGACCGGTCGTAAGTGGAAGGCTACCGACCAGTTCAACTTCACGTTGGAGGCGAAAGGCAACGCCCCGTTGCCGGCCAGCTGCAAGGATCAGCAGCCATGCACGGTCACGGTGAAGCATGATTCGACCGACCATACCGAGTCCTTCGGTGATATCACCTACAACGCCGGTGACGTCAAATACACGTACTACGTGACGGAAAAACGCGGCTCGATTAGCGCATTGCACTATTCGCAGGCGAGATACAAAGTCGTGGTGACCGTCGCCAAGAACGATGCCGGTGCGTGGACGGCTTCCGTAACGTCCGTGACCAAGATGCTGGACGACAACGGTAAGACGGTTTCCGAAGCGCAGAGCGACAGTACGCAACCGGTCGCCTTCACCAACCACTACATCGCGGTATCGGCGCTGCCGTTGACGGGCGGGATGACAGATCGTCAGTGGCTGTTCGTCGGCGGTGTGGTCGGCGGGCTTGCGGTGCTGCTCATCGGCGCTGCCGGTGTGTGGAACGGCAAGAAGCGACTCGTCTGAATCGTTTGTGCAGGGTCGGAACGTCTGCCAACTTGAAGGCGTTCCGACCGATAATCCAAGATTTGCGGATTGCGGGAGCAAGTTGGGCTCCCGCCTCCCGCGATCGCAGAAACAAGTAATCAAACAATAAGGAAGAGAGGGTTCTCATGAAGATGAGGAAACTTTTCGCCGGCATCGCCGCCGCTGCGACGCTGCTCGGTGGCATGGCCCTGGGTGCAGTCAGCGCACAGGCCGATGGACCGCAGGCGACTACGCCGTTGCTGCAGGTCAACAACGCGCAGGAAGGCCACACGTACACGCCGTACAAGTTCGCCACGTTCGAGAACGCCGGCAACGGTACTGTTGAGGTGAACACGGTCGAGGCGTGGAAGGACGCCGTAACCAAGGCCGCCGACGCCGCCGACAATGCCACCGCGAACAGCGTTCCGGCGGAATACGCCAACAATCCGGCCGCGTACGTGGCCACCTTCAACGCGGAGCAGCTCCGCAAGTTCGCCGAAGAGCTGGCCAAGACCAACCCGCTGCCTGCCGCCGATGGCGCGGGCCTGACCGTGACCACGGACCAGGCGGGCACGACCCAGCCGGTCGCGGTGAACGGCGAGGGTTGGTATCTGGTGACCGACGCCTATGACGGCAAGACCGGCACGCCGGCTGTGGTGGCCACCACCGTCAGCGGCCTGACCGGCCTGACGATCGTGGCCGACACGAAGACCGGCCAGGGCAACATCACCACCGTGGGCGAGTTCAATGCGAAGAACGAGAACCCGCTCACCCCGCCGACCAAGACCGCCGAGGTCGGCAAAGTGGATGTGAATGGCAAGACCGTGAACGTCGGCGACACCGTGAACTTCACCGTGTCCGCAACCGTTCCTGCTTCCGCAACCAACTACGACTCCTACCCCTTCACCATCACCGATACCGCGTCCAAGGGCCTGCAGGTCGCCGATAAGACCGCTTTCAAGGTGCAGGTCGACGGCAAGGATGTGCCCACCAGCCTGTACAAGGTGACACCGTCTGGTGATGCTACTACGGAGAACGGCACCACCACGACCATCGAGTTTACCGACGCGAAGTCCCTGGCTGGCAAGACTATCGTCGTGTCGTACACCGGCGTCGTCACCAAGGATGCGCTGACCGACTTGGGCGGTAGCGTGAACAACAAGGCCACGATCACCACCAACGGCGGAACCAGCGGCGAGGGCAATACCGAATCCAAGACCTACGGCTTCCAGTTCACGAAGATCGGCGTCGACAAGGACGCCAACGCTCTGGCCGGCGCCCAGTTCGTCGTGAAGAAGGACGGCAAGTACCTCAAGCAGGCCGATAACGGCGCATGGTCGTTCGTTGAGAACCAGAACGAAGCCACGGTGTTCACTTCCGCCGACAAGACCGGCTTGGTGCAGCTCAAGGGCCTCGCCGCCGGAACCTACACGGTTGAGGAAACTGCCGCTCCGACCGGCTACGCCCAGAACTTCAAGGTCACCTTCGACGTGACCATCGCGCAGGACGGCAAGGTCACCTTCATGCAGGACGCCCTCAAGCAGGTCACTCCGTCGAGCAATGGCACGGTGAACGCCACCGCCAC is a window of Bifidobacterium catenulatum DSM 16992 = JCM 1194 = LMG 11043 DNA encoding:
- a CDS encoding FtsX-like permease family protein is translated as MAFVKDMVRMWLHAWKRFVSIAMITLLGVAVLTGIYAGCRDAFRGTDRFFDAQGLHDIQVLSTAGLTDGDIAALRKVRGVAKVQAERSQEVTFDLGGRKSATMQEIGANGIDWPYVQEGRLPKKAGEIAVTRKFIRDSGRKIGSHLTVAPESSSSATSVSVSPESDTQGAEDKAPSFPTKLTIVGVVLDPQNLSNPDGYSAMTSFRSTAATDYTFFAPSDGVTGTLYTSATLLVKGSANENTFDESYENTVKQVTDRIDDAVKTDRQKARWQELLDVGNRQIAATRAEADKKFAEAQSQINENRRQFDQQVDQIMNMQAGATGAMDPTQLNETTRETMRETIIAATPELAHAKQRLDQAQSQLDEQKAQTEQTLKTKENELKTSIPQVRWYVQDRQSLGGFSALKSDLDSIQSLGNAFPIVFLVVAVMMSLTSMARMVEEDRSLIGTYVGLGYGRLAVASRYLLFALLACLIGGGLGLLVGFLGIPAFLLVVLEGMYVMPGVRLEYDWLYGSLGIALFVVGVLAATIYACVQEMRMTPAALMRPKAPRAGSRILLERIKPVWNRMGFLSKVTARNIFRFKSRLIMTVGGVAGCTALIVCGLAINDTVADLGIKQYRDVYQYDLMVVSGDSDADEMRAKVASDGRTTSTMNVRIESGDMAVGKSDSGSGDSSGSVGSESIQLVAVPEKRLSDLGKMVTLQPVHSGILGTSSIGGKGSLKLDDDGVIVAQSAASSLGIATGSKVRLTNGDGVQATAKVSAVNRNLIGSDVYISETYYAKLFGKSFVSNVSVSAESDVQSTKSLTWNAMYAKLSGSDQSQTDYAQSLEKDSSVVKAVSSAHMADSFKFDLMGAVVALIVALAGGLALVVLFTLANTNVSERVREMATLKVLGFFDREVHHYVNREMMILTVMGVVLGLPLGRFVGGLLTMALNMPSLYFEVEVKPLSYVIAVVATMMFALLVQLFVNPVLDRIDPISSLKSVE
- a CDS encoding cation:proton antiporter, translating into MTLELVSLTIIMAAAAVSPIVAQLIPRRFIPQTVLLLVAGAALGPYGLGIIEVNDAVKLLSELGMAFLFLLAGYEIDPKRLAGHQGKVGLVTWIITLGLAGFVVTLLPFFAKQGIDGIATVIALTTTALGTLMPILKERNLEGTPIGDAIISYGTWGELGPILAMAILLSTRTGWQTMLVLGAFLAICLLCAMLPTKALKTGHRLYRFLTENANTSSQTLMRLTTFLLIFLVTISALFELDAVLGAFAAGFILRYIIPDGSKSLEMKLEGVGYGFLIPVFFVVSGAAINVRAVAGRPALLVAFIVMLMLIRAVPVYVALSLDKRENPLSSHHRVTVALYCTTALPIIVAVTSLAVKVGTMQGDTASTLVAAGAITVFLMPLLGSITYQVADVHPVTAVREIAHTPSDWQTIVREHAQVRALLHHQDRLKRLAETLDALEAHGHGDEHRAELVKRARREIDRQLKELGLDPQLTTQLPHNYRYPKN
- a CDS encoding HTH domain-containing protein, whose protein sequence is MIDGKFTAKERAYLSSLPAVKSVSASHIRYSDRFRVEVMCRYNAGESPSAIFREAGLDPKLIGYKRVERCIARWKQQERDERRKGKGAMNHYLQDVEDDLSIAELQGATHEGETNDLTEADESQDMAAKLAQAQLTINKCDLLIAKQALRIDELERVLRKFIQ
- a CDS encoding class C sortase encodes the protein MRQQQAERYREPSFEEAVDIADEVRQWRRDRRKVIAMRVVAALLIILAIGIGGFPTFLQYQSARELRNTSDRSAQAVAGWPYPQADEAFAAAKAYNRRLAALGQPILGEAQDPFSQVQGGSQSSESGAAESNSASAKDKEYQSLLDSGSGVMGTIRIPKISVRLPIYHGTSQSALASGAGHLYGSSLPVGGRSTHAVITGHRGLVEAMMFTRLDEMRVGDYFYIEVMGRTLGYKVDRISVIEPNDTSKLKIVPGEDRVTLMTCTPYGVNTHRLLVSAVRSAIPGVVPEERNAAKDARLIAIAVSAGVLVSGMLLAWLRRRPWHIRRHAAWWPKRG
- a CDS encoding DUF7604 domain-containing protein yields the protein MRHTRIQQAKPERSFAERIVAVIVAIAMLGGMGYATTSAAMAADAKQTTEQQAGISLGLYDYNRYTINDKHALKFMNAGPEEYNKYVGNDNGAYTGIVNKTLTNGYPTMAADKGSESLDYLFGGKPDDKAVTKYKPAGGLLTLDKDGYYGFDADSQYATYDKALREFTWKYQSCTDQASTPCFAPFGDDTDDNRYSFGMNLDAEFYMPEGGKVNNQNMVFDFTGDDDVWVFIDDVLVLDLGGIHQALDGSINFATDTIDYHGKEQSYGNPPATTITQAFTDAGKTWDSTPYKTHHLSFFYLERGDGGSNCKIKFNLPVKPSKAIDIEKETLGTIDANEKFQFQLFVDDSPTPYQGKYSVYNVSTNQVVSSDAQTGDNDVITLTRGQFARVQSDNFTDDTRYTVRELNSSGYTVSANGSPMTQQGGGNDAYAETGPFTVGTTSHVTIVNSNVKPSNNKSIVKTGGGDGDQYTLYLTASGDSTSSTVTTTTPADIVLVMDKSGSMKGELDNNAKEAANALAKKLLTDKNSTLPSEQQVQMAVVTFSTKATIEQNFTTDVLKINNAVEGDPDGGTNWEAALKQANILSGRSNVKKHIIFLSDGDPTFRTSSYGGSCYSHWGPYYTPQPKYTTKEACTAAKYDWLDENPDDKYDGVPGYDGVHGSGSSDGYGYNYQAALAEAKGRGDAALYVVKTSTEAKKMADFAEQAGAVDGKEFDGTNPENLTKAFNQIYSSITSSAKIRVFSITDTLSQWVDPVDFPDVTDGADITQYVTVTNGDITEPTSSYKATYSIDDNSGNRTVTVAFNDSNGIVAEKTDVIYVSFKVKPSDAAYADYAKNNKYPDTGDANTGDASAEQQGYHSNVDAKLNYCVLTEVNNVESCERTEAEYPRPVVQVKLGKINITKKWSDNADKHTKDSVTVQLQRKAIGAADSVAENVGEITLNAGNEWTATVGNLLPGYTYSVAEAPDDDRYSVSYAGNDADLTKKMVWSSADKGTLNATITNTPKPVSLSNAISVKKNLTGRKWKATDQFNFTLEAKGNAPLPASCKDQQPCTVTVKHDSTDHTESFGDITYNAGDVKYTYYVTEKRGSISALHYSQARYKVVVTVAKNDAGAWTASVTSVTKMLDDNGKTVSEAQSDSTQPVAFTNHYIAVSALPLTGGMTDRQWLFVGGVVGGLAVLLIGAAGVWNGKKRLV
- a CDS encoding isopeptide-forming domain-containing fimbrial protein — protein: MKMRKLFAGIAAAATLLGGMALGAVSAQADGPQATTPLLQVNNAQEGHTYTPYKFATFENAGNGTVEVNTVEAWKDAVTKAADAADNATANSVPAEYANNPAAYVATFNAEQLRKFAEELAKTNPLPAADGAGLTVTTDQAGTTQPVAVNGEGWYLVTDAYDGKTGTPAVVATTVSGLTGLTIVADTKTGQGNITTVGEFNAKNENPLTPPTKTAEVGKVDVNGKTVNVGDTVNFTVSATVPASATNYDSYPFTITDTASKGLQVADKTAFKVQVDGKDVPTSLYKVTPSGDATTENGTTTTIEFTDAKSLAGKTIVVSYTGVVTKDALTDLGGSVNNKATITTNGGTSGEGNTESKTYGFQFTKIGVDKDANALAGAQFVVKKDGKYLKQADNGAWSFVENQNEATVFTSADKTGLVQLKGLAAGTYTVEETAAPTGYAQNFKVTFDVTIAQDGKVTFMQDALKQVTPSSNGTVNATATVKNVKSITQLPLTGAAGTTLFTVVALLVAGAGVTVAVKSRQRTH